The Streptomyces sp. NBC_01363 region CCGCGACCGACGGAATCGCCCCGCAGGACTCCGGCGGGACCTCGGCGATGGTCCTCGCAGCCCAGAATCTGGGCAGCTGGGCCGCCTGGCCCCTGTTCGGCACCGTCCTCGCCTCGGCGATCTCCGCGCGGCTGTCCGATGCGTCGGGCATTCCCGCTCCGTTGGTCAATGCGGCCAAGGCCGGTATCCCGCTCAGCAGGCACAGCCTGCCGGAATCGTTCTCCGGCAGGCTGGATCAGGTCAACAAGGCAGTCGTGAGCGGGTACTCCGTCGTCCTCTGGTGGACGGTCGGCCTCACACTGTTCGCGAGTTTGCTCGCCGGCCTGCTGGTCACGGCCAGGGCTCCCAAGCAGTGACCCCGGCGGGCCCCCAACGATCAACCCCGGGACCCGCGTCGAGCGTCACTGGCACCGAGGGGCAGCACCTGCCCCTCGGTGACCTGGAGGCAAGACGCATGAGGCAACGGGCTACACGTATCTCCTTACTCGCTCTGGCGGTGACCGCGGCCGTGGGAGCGTCCGCATTCACCCCACCCGCACACGCTGCACAGCCACCGCAGAGCCACGAGGCGACCCGGGCCGCACTGCGGAACGTGGTCGAGAAGGGCGGACAACCCGGAGTCGCCGCCAAGACACTGGACGGCAGGAGCAGTTGGTACGGAGCGGCCGGTCACGCCGACACCGCCACCGGCCGCGAGCGTTCGCCCGGCGACCACTTCCGCGGGGCCAGCATCACCAAGACGTTCATCGCGACCGTCCTGCTCCAGCTGGAGGCGGAGGGGAAGCTGAGCCTGGACGACTCGGTCGAGACATGGCTCCCCGGCCTGGTGCGGGGCAACGGGTACGACGGAAGCAGGATCACCCTGCGCCAACTGCTCAACCACACCAGCGGCATCGCCAACCACACCTCGGACCCCGAGTTCGCGCACGACGCCGCCGGCCCCGGCTTCCCGGAGCACCGGTACGACACCCACACGCCCGAGGAACTGGTGGCCATCGCGCTGAAGTACCCGCCGCGGCCCGATCCGGAGAAGGCGCCGTTGTACTCGAACACCAACTTCGTCATAGCCGGAATGGTCATCGAGAAGGCGACGGGCCATACGTACGCACAGGAGGCCGCCCGCCGCATCATCCGGCCGCTGAAGCTGCGCGGGACATCGTTCCCCGGCACCGCACCACAGCTGCCGGACCCGCACCCCGTCGGCTACTCCCGCTTCCACCAGGACGCCCCCGACGCCGAGATCCACGACGCCACCGAGCAGAACATGACGTGGCTGGGCGCGTCCGGCGACATCATCTCCACCACCGGCGACCTCAACCGCTTCCAACGCGCCCTGATGCATGGCGAGTTGCTGCCCGCCGCACAGATGATGGACATGCTCGCCGAGGTATCGGCGGGCGACGGGACCGGGTACGGCCTCGGGGTCGAGTTCGCGGAGCTGTCCTGCGGCGTGAAGGTGGTGGGCAAGACCGGCCGCACGAACGGCTCCCTGTCCGCGATGGTCGGCACGCAGGACGGGAAGCACCAGCTGACGTTCAACGTCAACGGTGACTGGCTGGACGGCTCGCTCTACGTCGACGTGATCGAGGCGGAGTTCTGCGGCAAGGCGCCGCTCTCGACGCGACGGCCCCCGACCTCTCCCCCCGACTCCCTCCCCGATTCGTTCGCCGCTCTCCCCGGAGCCGAGGACTGACCGAGCGCGCCGGACCCCCTCTCTGATGCGGGAAGCCGTCAACTCGCCGTAGCGGCGCAAAAAGTCGCCGCTACGGTGTCCTGCATGACCGACATCAGCTTCTGGACGTCGCCGGCGGACCTTCTCGACACCCAGAGCATCAAGACCGGGCCGCGCCGGGTGGCGGTCGACTTCCTGGGCAACCAAGAATCGCGGCGTCACGCCGCCAACCCAGCCAACTCCGGGGCATGGCGGCAACCTTGACGCCGCTCCTGCCGTCTGTCGGATGAACGCACCCCTCTGCACAAGGGACAACGCACGGGCCCACAGCAGACCACGGGAAGGCCAGGCACACCACAATGGAACAGAATCAGCCGAGCCCCGAGCATGCAGCGCAGGAAAAGAGGAGTACCACCGAGACGTTCTACGAGGCCGTGTGGGGCTCTCCCATCCCCTTCGCCGTCCTTGCGGTCCTGGTGTGTATCAAGGCGGACAATGGTGACTGGTCCTTCGGCAAGGGCGTGGCATGGTGGATCTACCTGGGCGGCTGGGTTTCACTCGTCCTGATGGGTGTGTGGGCAGTGGCTCGGCGGAGGAAGCCGAAGTGGTCGACTGCCGTTGCTGCTGTGGTACTGCTGGTGGCGGCCGGTGGGTTCCAGCTCGCGCTCAACGGGTCGGCGGCCCCCTGGCACTGACCGACTTCCTTACGCGGTCACCGATCAGCCCATACACGGGCAGATGGATTCCAGCGGTCGTTCCACGTTGCCAGGGACTGGCTGGATCGCAGAAGTAGATCGGAGCCTCGAAGGAAGGCGTGATTGGTCAGGCCGATATGCCGCCTGGAGTTCCGGCAGTCTCAACGCCCGGTGCCACACGCCGTGTGAGCCCACCTCGACGTGGCTGGACAACCGTGACATCGTGCCGACCGACGACGGTAGCTATCGGATGTACCCGCCGTGGCGGCAAAGGAGTGGTGGGCGTCGCCCCCGAACGCCTCCGCGGCGCACTGGCGCAGCCCACCGGACCCTTCTACGGCGATCCCGACGACGTCCCCAACCTGCGAGGGTGACGTCAGCCACGTCGACACCTCGGGCACGTGCGTGGCTCCCCGAGATGATCCCGATGGTCGACGCCGCCGGATGAATGAGCGTCGACCGATGAGTTTCTCCATGATCAGCGGTCAGTCAGTAGTAAATAGTTGGTGCACCGCAGCCGCAAATACGGGCGAAGCAGGCACCGACCGAACTGCTGCTAACCAGCCACGTGACCTTGGGAGACCTCAGATGCGCACCCTGATCAGCACCGCCTTCATCTCGCTCGACGGAGTGGTGGAGGCCCCGGGCGGGGAGTCCGGCTACCGGAACGCGGGGTGGACCTTCAAGGACATCGAGTTCGTCCCGGAGGCCTTCGAGATCAAGGGCCGCGAGCAGCAGGAGGCCGCCGCGATGATGATGGGCCGGGTCAGCTACGAAGCTTTCAGCCCGGTCTGGCCGGACATGGCGGACTTCGCCGACTACAAGGTGATGCCGAAGTACGTCGTCTCCACCACCCTCACCGAGGACGACCTGGTCCAGAACTGGGGCGAGACCACGATCCTGCGCTCGCTCGACGAGATCGCCGCCCTGAAGGAGACCGACGGCGGCCCGATCATCATCCACGGCAGCGCCACCCTCAACCGCGCCCTCTCCGACGCCGGCCTGATCGACCGCTACCACCTCCTGGTCTTCCCCCTCCTCCTCGGCGCGGGCAAGCGCCTGTTCAGCGACGCGGACAAGGACACCCAGAAGCTGAAGCTCGTCGAGCACGAGGCGTACTCCAACGGCCTGCAGAAGAACGTCTTCGACGTCGTCCGCTGACGCCTCCGCCCGGCCCCGCACCGCGCCGGGCCGCGCCGGGCCGGGCCGGGCCGGGCCGCGTCGGGCCTCGCTAGGATCACCCTCCATGGCCGGTACAGGCGTCGCGCACAAGCAGCCCTTCCTCGTTCTGCACGACTACGGCATGGGCGGCTCGTGGTGGTGGGTCCGTGCACGGTCCGCACAGGAGGTGCTCGAAGCGTTCGCCTGGGTCGAGGTCGTCACCGACGCGGAGACCCTGGCCCGGTTCGAGGACGAGGGGCTGGAGGAGGTCGACATCGACGCACCCCGAATGCCTCCGGGGCTGGACGACCTGCACGCCGAGCGCGCCGCCCAGCGCGGCCGTGCGGGCTTCGGCGCGCTGGCCGGCAGGGACATCGTCCACCTGCGTCTTCGTGGCGACGACGAGGACGGCGAACCGGTCGACCAGCTGGTGGAGGTCGGACCCGACGGGCGCCGCTTTCGCCAGGTGGAGGTGGCCGAGGACGGTACGGCCCTGCGCAGCGGCCCCGACGACTGGCCGTTCAACCCGCCGGTCGTGGACCTCTTCGACCCGGCGCTGCCGAGCCAGGAGATCAGCCGCAGCGACTTCGAGGAACAGTGGGCACGGGCCCGCCAGGAAGACACCGGCCTGTAGATGCAGATGCCGTGTGGTGTCATAGCTCCGTGAACCGCGCCGTGGAGGAGACCAACCGCCGCATGCTCCGGGCGCGGGACGCGATGGACCGCGCCTATGCGCAGCCGCTGGATGTCCCGGCCCTGGCCCGGATCGCGCATGTGTCCCAGGCACACTTCACCCGTACGTTCCGGGCCACGTTCGGCGAGACACCCCACCGCTACCTGCAACGCCGCCGGGTCGAGCGCGCGATGTTCCTGCTGCGGGAGACCGACCGCAGCGTGACCGACATCTGCTACGAGGTGGGCTTCGGCAGCCCGGGTACCTTCAGCCGTACGTTCCGCGACATCGTCGGCCGCTCGCCCAGGACGTACCGCAAGGAAGCGACCCCCACGGGCGTCCCGACGTGTTTCACCATGACCTGGATGCGCCCGAGCAGCTGAGCAGTTTTGGATAAGTTCTTTTCGAGCGTGCCCCGTAGCGTGATGCACATGTTCAACGCCATCACGCACTCACAGATATACGTCCTCGACCAG contains the following coding sequences:
- a CDS encoding serine hydrolase, yielding MRQRATRISLLALAVTAAVGASAFTPPAHAAQPPQSHEATRAALRNVVEKGGQPGVAAKTLDGRSSWYGAAGHADTATGRERSPGDHFRGASITKTFIATVLLQLEAEGKLSLDDSVETWLPGLVRGNGYDGSRITLRQLLNHTSGIANHTSDPEFAHDAAGPGFPEHRYDTHTPEELVAIALKYPPRPDPEKAPLYSNTNFVIAGMVIEKATGHTYAQEAARRIIRPLKLRGTSFPGTAPQLPDPHPVGYSRFHQDAPDAEIHDATEQNMTWLGASGDIISTTGDLNRFQRALMHGELLPAAQMMDMLAEVSAGDGTGYGLGVEFAELSCGVKVVGKTGRTNGSLSAMVGTQDGKHQLTFNVNGDWLDGSLYVDVIEAEFCGKAPLSTRRPPTSPPDSLPDSFAALPGAED
- a CDS encoding dihydrofolate reductase family protein, with the protein product MRTLISTAFISLDGVVEAPGGESGYRNAGWTFKDIEFVPEAFEIKGREQQEAAAMMMGRVSYEAFSPVWPDMADFADYKVMPKYVVSTTLTEDDLVQNWGETTILRSLDEIAALKETDGGPIIIHGSATLNRALSDAGLIDRYHLLVFPLLLGAGKRLFSDADKDTQKLKLVEHEAYSNGLQKNVFDVVR
- a CDS encoding helix-turn-helix domain-containing protein, with translation MNRAVEETNRRMLRARDAMDRAYAQPLDVPALARIAHVSQAHFTRTFRATFGETPHRYLQRRRVERAMFLLRETDRSVTDICYEVGFGSPGTFSRTFRDIVGRSPRTYRKEATPTGVPTCFTMTWMRPSS